One segment of Anopheles stephensi strain Indian chromosome 3, UCI_ANSTEP_V1.0, whole genome shotgun sequence DNA contains the following:
- the LOC118512952 gene encoding epsin-1 isoform X2, with product MNVAGIRRNIKNIAHNYSDAQVKVREATSNDPWGPSSTIMAEIADLTYNVVAFSEIMQMIWKRMNDHGKNWRHVYKALLLLEYLIKTGTEKVAQQCKENIYAIQTLKEFQYMEEGKDQGMHVREKAKQLVSLLKDDERLKNERARALKAKERFARTASGFGSDGSIDGPTQRDPRPPNWGEGEPIAGAATSGVGKPVSEIEFVRPQTVGEEELQLQLAMAMSREEAEQEEQKRRSDDVRLQLALSQSEQDFKKDHDPKAPQEGSSALVDLLDISFGAASISSPSQQPLAGPSGAGAPIDPWGMPVAGGSRPTTSDPWSRTSSPPAVVDPWLNTASALPTADPSTSKPPLLGADAWQPRTQSPSVTSGSSVEGWLQNGAGAGAAGGSTMMNGAGATNGNLDPWYSKTNAVPLGVTAPPQATAADPWQANKRSTPVPTAGAAGGDPWQSTASAAKLDPWAPVSNNSNTGSVGDLEATFGGGSAPLMNRPSPVGAITSPVSDLDEFDIITKRAASNNSSSSTNNNNNHNAASNNLNNNSSLLLGDLDPLSSSSSPSMGATTAAKKTPQSFLGENSALVNLDNLIKPMPSGGGVAASATSSAAYNPFGDTGGAGAAPVQKNLFQQNQPQVPSINQLKQSPFPVTLNQDPWAPVSNMATAQQPDEDETECFPYPPVDVNANSDYPQQQEWPMATTNRIPAAANLSAEHIDCRLSGDTGVTGEDDIFNTNYAMLPPASGSTAPGNLERHLTAAQLDSTRPLRQLYDFHFAVDEDALDVVNSGPVAGGGGGTAFATSDAMNRNDNHRQGANATFTDSCHANNNYQANLNNNNSAPWMNPQSSNPFLS from the exons ATGAACGTAGCTGGTATACGTCGCAACATCAAGAACATTGCCCACAACTATTCCGATGCGCAGGTGAAGGTACGGGAGGCCACCTCGAACGATCCATGGGGCCCATCGTCCACGATCATGGCGGAAATCGCCGACCTCACGTATAACGTGGTGGCCTTTTCCGAAATCATGCAGATGATCTGGAAGCGCATGAACGATCATGGCAAAAACTGGCGACACGTGTACAAGGCATTG CTTCTGCTGGAGTACCTCATCAAAACTGGTACGGAGAAGGTGGCGCAACAGTGCAAGGAAAACATCTACGCCATCCAAACGCTGAAGGAGTTCCAGTACATGGAGGAGGGCAAGGATCAGGGCATGCATGTGCGGGAAAAGGCAAAACAACTCGTTTCGCTGCTGAAGGACGACGAGCGGCTGAAGAACGAGCGGGCACGTGCGTTGAAGGCAAAGGAACGCTTTGCCCGAACAGCCAGCGGCTTCGGTAGCGATGGTTCGATCGATGGCCCAACACAGCGTGACCCAAGG CCACCAAACTGGGGCGAAGGTGAACCGATTGCGGGTGCCGCTACGAGCGGCGTTGGAAAGCCCGTATCGGAGATTGAGTTCGTACGACCGCAAACAGTGGGCGAAGAAGAACTGCAGCTGCAGCTGGCAATGGCCATGTCACGGGAGGAAGCCGAACAGGAGGAGCAGAAGCGTCGCAGCGACGATGTTCGATTGCAGTTGGCACTCAGCCAAAGCGAGCAGGACTTCAA GAAAGATCATGATCCTAAGGCACCGCAGGAAGGCAGTAGTGCGCTGGTAGACTTGCTGGACATTTCGTTCGGCGCGGCCTCGATTAGCAGTCCGTCGCAGCAACCGCTTGCCGGACCATCCGGTGCTGGCGCACCGATAGATCCGTGGGGAATGCCCGTTGCAGGCGGATCACGACCAACG ACATCGGATCCTTGGTCAAGAACCTCATCCCCACCGGCGGTAGTGGATCCGTGGTTAAATACAGCGTCCGCTCTACCTACGGCCGACCCGTCCACCTCGAAACCACCGTTGCTGGGAGCGGACGCTTGGCAGCCACGCACGCAATCGCCCTCGGTCACGTCCGGATCGTCGGTTGAGGGATGGTTGCAAaacggtgctggtgctggtgccgcCGGTGGTTCGACGATGATGAACGGTGCCGGGGCTACGAACGGAAACCTTGATCCTTGGTACAGCAAAACGAATGCTGTTCCTCTCGGAGTTACTGCG CCTCCTCAAGCAACGGCAGCCGATCCTTGGCAGGCAAATAAACGATCAACGCCCGTGCCTACGGCCGGTGCTGCCGGTGGTGACCCGTGGCAATCGACTGCATCCGCTGCCAAGCTCGATCCTTGGGCTCCAGTTAGTAATAACTCTAACACTGGCAGTGTAGGCGATCTGGAAGCGACATTCGGTGGTGGCAGTGCG CCTCTAATGAATCGACCTTCGCCTGTCGGTGCGATCACTTCGCCGGTATCGGACCTGGATGAGTTTGACATAATAACCAAGCGGGCGgccagcaacaacagtagcagcagcaccaacaacaacaataaccaTAATGCCGCTAGCAACAATCTGAACAATAACAGCT CACTGCTTTTGGGAGATCTAGATCCACTGTCATCCTCCAGCTCGCCCAGCATGGGGGCGACAACGGCCGCGAAGAAAACTCCCCAATCGTTCCTCGGTGAAAACTCGGCGCTGGTAAATCTGGACAATCTAATCAAACCGATGCCGAGCGGTGGCGGTGTGGCTGCATCAGCCACGTCGTCCGCGGCATACAATCCGTTCGGGGATACTGGTGGGGCCGGTGCTGCACCCGTACAAAAGAACCTATTCCAGCAAAATCAACCTCAG GTTCCGTCCATCAATCAGTTGAAACAGTCCCCGTTTCCAGTGACGCTTAATCAGGATCCTTGGGCACCGGTTTCAAACATGGCCACAGCGCAA CAACCTGACGAGGACGAAACGGAGTGCTTTCCGTACCCACCGGTTGATGTGAACGCAAACAGCGACTATCCGCAGCAACAGGAGTGGCCAATGGCCACAACTAACCGCATCCCGGCAGCAGCGAACCTTAGCGCGGAACACATTGACTGTCGTCTGAGCGGTGATACTGGCGTCACCGGCGAGGATGATATTTTTAACACCAACTACGCTATGCTTCCTCCCGCCTCGGGTTCCACGGCACCCGGTAACCTTGAACGGCATCTGACCGCGGCCCAGCTGGACAGTACGCGTCCGCTGCGTCAGCTGTACGATTTTCATTTCGCCGTGGATGAAGATGCGCTCGATGTCGTTAACTCTGGGCCggtggccggtggtggtggtggcactgCTTTTGCAACCTCTGACGCAATGAACCGTAACGATAACCACCGGCAGGGTGCTAATGCAACCTTTACAGACTCATGCCACGCTAACAACAACTATCAA GCCAACCTAAACAATAACAATAGTGCGCCGTGGATGAATCCGCAATCGTCGAATCCATTCCTTTCGTAA
- the LOC118512952 gene encoding epsin-1 isoform X3 — protein MRKTDTQMNVAGIRRNIKNIAHNYSDAQVKVREATSNDPWGPSSTIMAEIADLTYNVVAFSEIMQMIWKRMNDHGKNWRHVYKALLLLEYLIKTGTEKVAQQCKENIYAIQTLKEFQYMEEGKDQGMHVREKAKQLVSLLKDDERLKNERARALKAKERFARTASGFGSDGSIDGPTQRDPRPPNWGEGEPIAGAATSGVGKPVSEIEFVRPQTVGEEELQLQLAMAMSREEAEQEEQKRRSDDVRLQLALSQSEQDFKKDHDPKAPQEGSSALVDLLDISFGAASISSPSQQPLAGPSGAGAPIDPWGMPVAGGSRPTTSDPWSRTSSPPAVVDPWLNTASALPTADPSTSKPPLLGADAWQPRTQSPSVTSGSSVEGWLQNGAGAGAAGGSTMMNGAGATNGNLDPWYSKTNAVPLGVTAPPQATAADPWQANKRSTPVPTAGAAGGDPWQSTASAAKLDPWAPVSNNSNTGSVGDLEATFGGGSAPLMNRPSPVGAITSPVSDLDEFDIITKRAASNNSSSSTNNNNNHNAASNNLNNNSSLLLGDLDPLSSSSSPSMGATTAAKKTPQSFLGENSALVNLDNLIKPMPSGGGVAASATSSAAYNPFGDTGGAGAAPVQKNLFQQNQPQVPSINQLKQSPFPVTLNQDPWAPVSNMATAQANLNNNNSAPWMNPQSSNPFLS, from the exons a TGAGGAAAACTGACACACAAATGAACGTAGCTGGTATACGTCGCAACATCAAGAACATTGCCCACAACTATTCCGATGCGCAGGTGAAGGTACGGGAGGCCACCTCGAACGATCCATGGGGCCCATCGTCCACGATCATGGCGGAAATCGCCGACCTCACGTATAACGTGGTGGCCTTTTCCGAAATCATGCAGATGATCTGGAAGCGCATGAACGATCATGGCAAAAACTGGCGACACGTGTACAAGGCATTG CTTCTGCTGGAGTACCTCATCAAAACTGGTACGGAGAAGGTGGCGCAACAGTGCAAGGAAAACATCTACGCCATCCAAACGCTGAAGGAGTTCCAGTACATGGAGGAGGGCAAGGATCAGGGCATGCATGTGCGGGAAAAGGCAAAACAACTCGTTTCGCTGCTGAAGGACGACGAGCGGCTGAAGAACGAGCGGGCACGTGCGTTGAAGGCAAAGGAACGCTTTGCCCGAACAGCCAGCGGCTTCGGTAGCGATGGTTCGATCGATGGCCCAACACAGCGTGACCCAAGG CCACCAAACTGGGGCGAAGGTGAACCGATTGCGGGTGCCGCTACGAGCGGCGTTGGAAAGCCCGTATCGGAGATTGAGTTCGTACGACCGCAAACAGTGGGCGAAGAAGAACTGCAGCTGCAGCTGGCAATGGCCATGTCACGGGAGGAAGCCGAACAGGAGGAGCAGAAGCGTCGCAGCGACGATGTTCGATTGCAGTTGGCACTCAGCCAAAGCGAGCAGGACTTCAA GAAAGATCATGATCCTAAGGCACCGCAGGAAGGCAGTAGTGCGCTGGTAGACTTGCTGGACATTTCGTTCGGCGCGGCCTCGATTAGCAGTCCGTCGCAGCAACCGCTTGCCGGACCATCCGGTGCTGGCGCACCGATAGATCCGTGGGGAATGCCCGTTGCAGGCGGATCACGACCAACG ACATCGGATCCTTGGTCAAGAACCTCATCCCCACCGGCGGTAGTGGATCCGTGGTTAAATACAGCGTCCGCTCTACCTACGGCCGACCCGTCCACCTCGAAACCACCGTTGCTGGGAGCGGACGCTTGGCAGCCACGCACGCAATCGCCCTCGGTCACGTCCGGATCGTCGGTTGAGGGATGGTTGCAAaacggtgctggtgctggtgccgcCGGTGGTTCGACGATGATGAACGGTGCCGGGGCTACGAACGGAAACCTTGATCCTTGGTACAGCAAAACGAATGCTGTTCCTCTCGGAGTTACTGCG CCTCCTCAAGCAACGGCAGCCGATCCTTGGCAGGCAAATAAACGATCAACGCCCGTGCCTACGGCCGGTGCTGCCGGTGGTGACCCGTGGCAATCGACTGCATCCGCTGCCAAGCTCGATCCTTGGGCTCCAGTTAGTAATAACTCTAACACTGGCAGTGTAGGCGATCTGGAAGCGACATTCGGTGGTGGCAGTGCG CCTCTAATGAATCGACCTTCGCCTGTCGGTGCGATCACTTCGCCGGTATCGGACCTGGATGAGTTTGACATAATAACCAAGCGGGCGgccagcaacaacagtagcagcagcaccaacaacaacaataaccaTAATGCCGCTAGCAACAATCTGAACAATAACAGCT CACTGCTTTTGGGAGATCTAGATCCACTGTCATCCTCCAGCTCGCCCAGCATGGGGGCGACAACGGCCGCGAAGAAAACTCCCCAATCGTTCCTCGGTGAAAACTCGGCGCTGGTAAATCTGGACAATCTAATCAAACCGATGCCGAGCGGTGGCGGTGTGGCTGCATCAGCCACGTCGTCCGCGGCATACAATCCGTTCGGGGATACTGGTGGGGCCGGTGCTGCACCCGTACAAAAGAACCTATTCCAGCAAAATCAACCTCAG GTTCCGTCCATCAATCAGTTGAAACAGTCCCCGTTTCCAGTGACGCTTAATCAGGATCCTTGGGCACCGGTTTCAAACATGGCCACAGCGCAA GCCAACCTAAACAATAACAATAGTGCGCCGTGGATGAATCCGCAATCGTCGAATCCATTCCTTTCGTAA
- the LOC118512952 gene encoding epsin-1 isoform X1: MRKTDTQMNVAGIRRNIKNIAHNYSDAQVKVREATSNDPWGPSSTIMAEIADLTYNVVAFSEIMQMIWKRMNDHGKNWRHVYKALLLLEYLIKTGTEKVAQQCKENIYAIQTLKEFQYMEEGKDQGMHVREKAKQLVSLLKDDERLKNERARALKAKERFARTASGFGSDGSIDGPTQRDPRPPNWGEGEPIAGAATSGVGKPVSEIEFVRPQTVGEEELQLQLAMAMSREEAEQEEQKRRSDDVRLQLALSQSEQDFKKDHDPKAPQEGSSALVDLLDISFGAASISSPSQQPLAGPSGAGAPIDPWGMPVAGGSRPTTSDPWSRTSSPPAVVDPWLNTASALPTADPSTSKPPLLGADAWQPRTQSPSVTSGSSVEGWLQNGAGAGAAGGSTMMNGAGATNGNLDPWYSKTNAVPLGVTAPPQATAADPWQANKRSTPVPTAGAAGGDPWQSTASAAKLDPWAPVSNNSNTGSVGDLEATFGGGSAPLMNRPSPVGAITSPVSDLDEFDIITKRAASNNSSSSTNNNNNHNAASNNLNNNSSLLLGDLDPLSSSSSPSMGATTAAKKTPQSFLGENSALVNLDNLIKPMPSGGGVAASATSSAAYNPFGDTGGAGAAPVQKNLFQQNQPQVPSINQLKQSPFPVTLNQDPWAPVSNMATAQQPDEDETECFPYPPVDVNANSDYPQQQEWPMATTNRIPAAANLSAEHIDCRLSGDTGVTGEDDIFNTNYAMLPPASGSTAPGNLERHLTAAQLDSTRPLRQLYDFHFAVDEDALDVVNSGPVAGGGGGTAFATSDAMNRNDNHRQGANATFTDSCHANNNYQANLNNNNSAPWMNPQSSNPFLS, encoded by the exons a TGAGGAAAACTGACACACAAATGAACGTAGCTGGTATACGTCGCAACATCAAGAACATTGCCCACAACTATTCCGATGCGCAGGTGAAGGTACGGGAGGCCACCTCGAACGATCCATGGGGCCCATCGTCCACGATCATGGCGGAAATCGCCGACCTCACGTATAACGTGGTGGCCTTTTCCGAAATCATGCAGATGATCTGGAAGCGCATGAACGATCATGGCAAAAACTGGCGACACGTGTACAAGGCATTG CTTCTGCTGGAGTACCTCATCAAAACTGGTACGGAGAAGGTGGCGCAACAGTGCAAGGAAAACATCTACGCCATCCAAACGCTGAAGGAGTTCCAGTACATGGAGGAGGGCAAGGATCAGGGCATGCATGTGCGGGAAAAGGCAAAACAACTCGTTTCGCTGCTGAAGGACGACGAGCGGCTGAAGAACGAGCGGGCACGTGCGTTGAAGGCAAAGGAACGCTTTGCCCGAACAGCCAGCGGCTTCGGTAGCGATGGTTCGATCGATGGCCCAACACAGCGTGACCCAAGG CCACCAAACTGGGGCGAAGGTGAACCGATTGCGGGTGCCGCTACGAGCGGCGTTGGAAAGCCCGTATCGGAGATTGAGTTCGTACGACCGCAAACAGTGGGCGAAGAAGAACTGCAGCTGCAGCTGGCAATGGCCATGTCACGGGAGGAAGCCGAACAGGAGGAGCAGAAGCGTCGCAGCGACGATGTTCGATTGCAGTTGGCACTCAGCCAAAGCGAGCAGGACTTCAA GAAAGATCATGATCCTAAGGCACCGCAGGAAGGCAGTAGTGCGCTGGTAGACTTGCTGGACATTTCGTTCGGCGCGGCCTCGATTAGCAGTCCGTCGCAGCAACCGCTTGCCGGACCATCCGGTGCTGGCGCACCGATAGATCCGTGGGGAATGCCCGTTGCAGGCGGATCACGACCAACG ACATCGGATCCTTGGTCAAGAACCTCATCCCCACCGGCGGTAGTGGATCCGTGGTTAAATACAGCGTCCGCTCTACCTACGGCCGACCCGTCCACCTCGAAACCACCGTTGCTGGGAGCGGACGCTTGGCAGCCACGCACGCAATCGCCCTCGGTCACGTCCGGATCGTCGGTTGAGGGATGGTTGCAAaacggtgctggtgctggtgccgcCGGTGGTTCGACGATGATGAACGGTGCCGGGGCTACGAACGGAAACCTTGATCCTTGGTACAGCAAAACGAATGCTGTTCCTCTCGGAGTTACTGCG CCTCCTCAAGCAACGGCAGCCGATCCTTGGCAGGCAAATAAACGATCAACGCCCGTGCCTACGGCCGGTGCTGCCGGTGGTGACCCGTGGCAATCGACTGCATCCGCTGCCAAGCTCGATCCTTGGGCTCCAGTTAGTAATAACTCTAACACTGGCAGTGTAGGCGATCTGGAAGCGACATTCGGTGGTGGCAGTGCG CCTCTAATGAATCGACCTTCGCCTGTCGGTGCGATCACTTCGCCGGTATCGGACCTGGATGAGTTTGACATAATAACCAAGCGGGCGgccagcaacaacagtagcagcagcaccaacaacaacaataaccaTAATGCCGCTAGCAACAATCTGAACAATAACAGCT CACTGCTTTTGGGAGATCTAGATCCACTGTCATCCTCCAGCTCGCCCAGCATGGGGGCGACAACGGCCGCGAAGAAAACTCCCCAATCGTTCCTCGGTGAAAACTCGGCGCTGGTAAATCTGGACAATCTAATCAAACCGATGCCGAGCGGTGGCGGTGTGGCTGCATCAGCCACGTCGTCCGCGGCATACAATCCGTTCGGGGATACTGGTGGGGCCGGTGCTGCACCCGTACAAAAGAACCTATTCCAGCAAAATCAACCTCAG GTTCCGTCCATCAATCAGTTGAAACAGTCCCCGTTTCCAGTGACGCTTAATCAGGATCCTTGGGCACCGGTTTCAAACATGGCCACAGCGCAA CAACCTGACGAGGACGAAACGGAGTGCTTTCCGTACCCACCGGTTGATGTGAACGCAAACAGCGACTATCCGCAGCAACAGGAGTGGCCAATGGCCACAACTAACCGCATCCCGGCAGCAGCGAACCTTAGCGCGGAACACATTGACTGTCGTCTGAGCGGTGATACTGGCGTCACCGGCGAGGATGATATTTTTAACACCAACTACGCTATGCTTCCTCCCGCCTCGGGTTCCACGGCACCCGGTAACCTTGAACGGCATCTGACCGCGGCCCAGCTGGACAGTACGCGTCCGCTGCGTCAGCTGTACGATTTTCATTTCGCCGTGGATGAAGATGCGCTCGATGTCGTTAACTCTGGGCCggtggccggtggtggtggtggcactgCTTTTGCAACCTCTGACGCAATGAACCGTAACGATAACCACCGGCAGGGTGCTAATGCAACCTTTACAGACTCATGCCACGCTAACAACAACTATCAA GCCAACCTAAACAATAACAATAGTGCGCCGTGGATGAATCCGCAATCGTCGAATCCATTCCTTTCGTAA